The Archangium primigenium genomic interval CATCCCCGGCCACGGGCTCCCGGGCGGCACCGCCAGGGGCCACGGGCTCGTCCTTCTTGCATCCCGCCCACACACCAGCGGTCACCACCACCACGAACAGCCACGAGCGCATCCACGGGCCTCCCAGGGGCCGCCAAGGCCCCCCGCCGTGAAAAGGCCGGACTATAGGCCGGGGCGGCGCCCGGGAGCAGCCTCTCCGGCCCCCACCCCACCCCGAAACGCCCCTGGTCGCCTGCTCCCCGACGGACGGGACCTCCCACCAGCCAACAATCGCCGCATTACCTTTGACCAACCCATTCGCGGTCGTGTACGAACCGCGGTCCGTTCAGGCAGCAGTGGAGGCACCTTGAGGATCTTCCTGGTAAGGCACGGCGAGGCGGACGCGGAGGCCCCCGAGGGACTCGGCGACGAAGCGCGCGCGCTCACTGCCAAGGCTCGCGCCAATACGGCCGCCCACTTCGCCTCGCTGGCGGAGCGGATCGGCAAGGTCGCGCTCGTGTTCACGAGCCCGCTGGTGCGCACGGTCCAGACGGCGCAGCTGCTCTCCACCAAGCTCGAGCACGAGGGCCCCCTGCGGGTGCATCGCTGCCTGCTGCCGGACATGCCGGTGGGCTCGGTGATGTCGATGCTCGACGAGCACGCGGGTCAGGATC includes:
- a CDS encoding SixA phosphatase family protein, coding for MRIFLVRHGEADAEAPEGLGDEARALTAKARANTAAHFASLAERIGKVALVFTSPLVRTVQTAQLLSTKLEHEGPLRVHRCLLPDMPVGSVMSMLDEHAGQDLVLVGHQPSMGALATHLLGMQSFPKQVSPGTVIAIERSDALEQGVAPGAAPTPAKLLFFASPGQQLLEQLQ